Proteins from a genomic interval of Nasonia vitripennis strain AsymCx chromosome 3, Nvit_psr_1.1, whole genome shotgun sequence:
- the LOC100114572 gene encoding protein lethal(2)essential for life, producing the protein MALIPTMFRDWWDDLDRPSRLMDQHFGMGLTRDELLHTLSVPSFRGYFRPWRNLLEQTGGVSRVQSDKDKFQVIIDVQQFGPQEISVKTVDNCIIVEAKHEEKKDEHGFISRQFQRRYVLPEGHDIGNVQSSLSSDGVLTITAPTLALPAPGEKIIPIQHTAAPAVKNV; encoded by the coding sequence ATGGCTTTGATTCCAACGATGTTCCGTGACTGGTGGGACGACTTGGACCGTCCGAGCCGGCTGATGGACCAGCACTTCGGCATGGGCCTGACCCGGGACGAGCTGCTGCACACGCTGTCGGTGCCTTCGTTCCGGGGCTACTTCCGCCCGTGGCGCAACCTCCTCGAGCAGACCGGCGGCGTCTCCAGGGTCCAGAGCGACAAGGACAAGTTCCAGGTGATCATCGACGTGCAGCAGTTCGGCCCGCAGGAGATCAGCGTGAAGACCGTCGACAACTGCATCATCGTCGAGGCCAAGCACGAGGAGAAGAAGGACGAGCACGGCTTCATCTCCCGGCAGTTCCAGCGCCGCTACGTCCTCCCGGAGGGCCACGACATCGGCAACGTCCAGTCCAGCCTCTCCTCTGACGGTGTGCTCACCATCACCGCGCCGACTCTCGCGCTGCCGGCCCCGGGCGAGAAGATCATTCCCATCCAGCACACCGCAGCGCCCGCCGTCAAGAACGTCTAA
- the LOC100115524 gene encoding endoplasmic reticulum-Golgi intermediate compartment protein 2, producing MLRKRNIIKVVKELDAFTKIPEDYRKQSAVGGTFSLASFCIIVYLIYAETSYFLDSRLQFKFEPDVEYDSQLQMNIDITVATPCDRIGADILDSTNQNLMTSENFHLEDTWWDLTPDQRAHFEALKHMNYYFREEYHALHELLWKSNQLTFSNEMPKRDYIPSYPSNACRIYGSLDVNKVAGNFHVTSGKSVILPRGHFHFTSFHSSTAYNFTHRINRFSFGKPSPGIIHPLEGDEKITTDNMMLFQYFIEVVSTDINMLMHKSKTYQYSVKDHQRPINHAKGSHGIPGIFFKYDTSALKIKVSQERDSIGQFLVKLCATVGCIFVTNGILNSIVQNFWCLFCYKFLQNSNGKSDEKVTVDSKGKVIGNPINLINVMAPPSIDDVDLLSKP from the exons ATGCTTCGAAAAAGGAACATAATCAAGGTTGTGAAGGAGTTGGATGCATTTACTAAAATTCCAGAGGATTATAGGAAGCAGTCAGCAGTTGGTGGGACGT TTTCACTGGCCAGCTTCTGTATAATAGTTTACCTCATCTATGCAGAGACTTCATACTTCCTGGACAGCCGGTTGCAGTTCAAGTTCGAACCAGATGTTGAGTATGACAGCCAGCTGCAGATGAATATTGATATAACCGTAGCAACACCATGCGATCGAATCGGAGCAGACATTTTAGATTCtacaaatcaaaatttgatgaCTTCAGAGAATTTTCATCTAGAAGACACATGGTGGGATCTGACTCCAGATCAACGAGCTCATTTTGAAGCCTTGAAACACATGAACTACTATTTTAGAGAAGAGTATCATGCTCTTCATGAGCTTCTGTGGAAATCTAATCAGTTAACATTTTCCAATGAAATGCCAAAGAG AGACTATATACCTAGCTATCCGTCAAATGCTTGTCGTATATATGGCAGTTTGGATGTTAATAAAGTAGCTGGAAACTTTCATGTGACTTCAGGCAAATCAGTAATTCTGCCAAGGGGTCATTTTCACTTCACATCATTCCATTCAAGTACTGCGTACAATTTCACGCATAGAATAAATCGCTTTTCCTTTGGAAAGCCAAGTCCAGGAATCATTCATCCTTTGGAAGGggatgaaaaaattacgactgata ATATGATGCTATTTCAATACTTTATTGAAGTTGTATCTACCGACATAAACATGTTGATGCACAAGTCCAAAACATACCAGTACAGTGTGAAAGATCATCAAAGGCCTATCAATCACGCAAAAGGTTCACACGGCATACCTGGAATATTTTTCAAGTACGACACTAGTGCATTAAAGATTAAAGTTAGCCAAGAACGAGACTCCATTGGTCAATTTCTCGTTAAATTATGTGCCACTGTTGGCTGCATTTTTGTTACTAATG GTATACTAAACAGCATTGTCCAGAACTTTTGGTGTTTATTTTGctataaatttttacaaaacagTAATGGCAAGAGTGACGAAAAGGTTACAGTAGATAGCAAAGGAAAAGTTATTGGAAATCCGATTAATTTGATTAACGTGATGGCACCGCCTAGTATAGACGATGTAGACCTACTTTCCAAACCTTAG
- the LOC100679089 gene encoding neural cell adhesion molecule 1 gives MNRRLLVAGFALLLCVGQGSSLPAEKLPQDQADDDAPEAADEARKSGPVLPLTESHLFRVELGGAVRMPCQFSNVDPDVAISWKRDDELLFLEETKFAGDPENRFSRLADNSLEISNANEADGRAKFVCTYLEEERGPNNPKIVHRIEIASAGSDDEGFIVVTPSAMNDVEQGANLTLGCEVRGQNLIDKTKSISFAREGHRVKLDEETRHSIALRVSNATRHVAGDYQCLVEIGAARPLIKHLKLRVRHVPEIEHEKEQLGAQVRARDHYFTGLGSGVVSKIGCVVHAHPPVTRMHWLKDGQTLRTDERHLIKSDEVKSHHVLTINGTSKADLGEYRCKAWNELGEAVGPAIYLTDSPSQPVFRSGAAVDDSIELQWSVISYKPIVQADVVYRKQAESAENWIAAKDVKVVSSLGKEHVIQGRIQGIAPGLYEARARARNDEEHADDSQGLAWGPFSDLKKFNGEYKDDADAASVRGSAAKPSVSSMTLLLLLLLVVSPLALRSRL, from the exons GCTCGAGTTTGCCGGCGGAGAAGCTGCCGCAAGACCAGGCGGACGACGATGCCCCGGAGGCGGCCGACGAAGCCAGAAAGAGCGGCCCGGTGCTGCCGCTCACCGAGTCGCACCTCTTCCGAGTCGAGCTGGGCGGCGCCGTTCGCATGCCTTGCCAGTTCAGCAACGTCGACC CTGACGTGGCGATAAGCTGGAAACGGGACGACGAGCTTCTCTTCCTGGAGGAGACCAAGTTCGCGGGCGACCCGGAGAACCGCTTCAGTCGCCTAGCCGACAACAGCCTGGAGATCTCGAACGCCAATGAAGCCGACGGCAGGGCCAAGTTCGTGTGCACCTACCTGGAGGAGGAGCGCGGGCCCAACAACCCGAAGATCGTGCACCGGATCGAGATCGCCTCGGCCGGCAGCGACGACGAGGGCTTCATCGTCGTCACGCCCAGCGCGATGAACGACGTCGAGCAGGGCGCCAACCTGACCCTCGGCTGCGAGGTCCGCGGCCAGAACCTCATCGACAAGACCAAGAGCATCTCCTTCGCCCGAGAG GGCCACCGCGTCAAGCTCGACGAGGAGACTCGACACAGCATCGCGCTGAGGGTGAGCAACGCCACGAGACACGTCGCCGGCGACTACCAGTGCCTCGTCGAGATCGGCGCCGCCCGGCCGCTCATCAAGCACCTCAAGCTTCGCGTCAGAC ACGTGCCGGAGATCGAGCACGAGAAGGAGCAGCTGGGCGCGCAGGTCCGGGCGAGGGACCACTACTTCACCGGGCTCGGCAGCGGCGTCGTCAGCAAGATCGGCTGCGTCGTCCACGCCCACCCGCCGGTCACCAGGATGCACTGGCTCAAGGACGGCCAGACGCTCAGGACCGACGAGCGCCACCTGATCAAGAGCGACGAGGTCAAGAGCCACCACGTGCTCACGATCAACGGCACCTCCAAGGCCGACCTCGGCGAGTACCGCTGCAAGGCCTGGAACGAGCTGGGCGAGGCCGTCGGGCCCGCCATCTACCTCACCGACAGCCCCAGCCAGCCCGTCTTCAGGAGCGGCGCCGCCGTCGACGACTCGATCGAGCTCCAGTGGAGCGTCATCAGCTACAAGCCCATCGTCCAGGCCGAC GTCGTCTACCGCAAGCAGGCTGAGTCCGCGGAGAACTGGATCGCGGCCAAGGACGTCAAGGTGGTCAGCAGCCTGGGCAAGGAGCACGTCATTCAGGGCAGGATCCAGGGCATCGCTCCGGGCCTCTACGAGGCCAGGGCCAGGGCGCGCAACGACGAGGAACACGCCGACGACAGCCAGGGACTCGCCTGGGGGCCTTTCTCCGACCTCAAGAAGTTCAACGGAG AGTACAAGGACGACGCCGATGCCGCCAGTG TGAGGGGCTCCGCGGCCAAGCCGAGCGTCAGTTCgatgacgctgctgctgctgctgctgctcgtggTCTCGCCGTTGGCCTTACGCTCGCGCCTCTAA